One part of the Dyadobacter sp. 676 genome encodes these proteins:
- a CDS encoding ribulokinase: MKENYVIGIDFGTDSVRALVVNADTGAQVGTAVEEYPRWKQGKYCDAGISQFRQHPLDYLESLESAVRGALDQAPEGVRQNVRGISVDTTGSTPVAVDRAGTPLALLPEFADNPNGMFVLWKDHTANEEAGEINRLAHRYDIDFTKYVGGIYSSEWFWAKILHTLRADEAVRRQAFSWVEHCDWISAELTGITDPLTLKRSRCAAGHKALWHQEFEGLPPNAFFKELDPLLDGLRERLFTTTETSDQPMGTISKEWAAKLRIPEEVVIGVGAFDAHMGAVGALIEPYSLCKVIGTSTCDMLVAPNEEVGHLLIKGICGQVDGSIVPGMLGMEAGQSAFGDIYAWFSRIVIEPVRALLGDAEAAELSRKLIPYLAEQASGLPVTPNDIIAVDWLNGRRTPDAKHTLKGGLLGLNLASDSARIFKALVEATAYGSKAIVERFRNEGVPIHQVIAIGGVAKKSAFVMQTLADVLDMPIKVAASEQACALGAAMFAAVAAGVHDTLQEAQEAMSSGFDAVYQPREAQSAVYRQLYQKYLEAGNYIENEFLQKAHLQFT; the protein is encoded by the coding sequence ATGAAAGAGAACTACGTCATTGGTATCGACTTCGGTACCGATTCTGTGAGGGCATTGGTGGTCAATGCGGATACCGGGGCACAGGTAGGGACGGCCGTGGAGGAATATCCGCGCTGGAAACAGGGCAAGTATTGCGATGCGGGCATCTCGCAATTCCGGCAGCATCCGCTTGATTACCTCGAAAGCCTGGAAAGCGCCGTGCGTGGCGCATTGGACCAGGCTCCGGAGGGCGTTAGGCAAAATGTACGGGGTATTTCGGTGGACACGACGGGTTCCACACCGGTAGCCGTGGACCGCGCCGGAACGCCGCTGGCACTGCTGCCCGAATTCGCCGATAATCCGAACGGGATGTTTGTCCTCTGGAAAGATCACACGGCCAATGAGGAGGCCGGGGAGATCAACAGGCTGGCGCATCGATATGATATCGATTTTACCAAATACGTGGGTGGCATTTATTCGTCGGAATGGTTTTGGGCCAAAATCCTGCACACGCTGCGCGCGGACGAAGCCGTACGCCGACAAGCATTCTCGTGGGTGGAGCATTGCGACTGGATTTCCGCCGAACTGACCGGCATTACCGACCCGCTCACATTAAAACGCTCCCGCTGCGCCGCGGGCCACAAGGCGCTCTGGCATCAGGAATTCGAAGGCCTGCCGCCCAATGCGTTCTTCAAAGAGCTCGATCCGCTGCTCGACGGCCTTCGCGAGCGTCTTTTCACTACAACCGAAACCTCCGACCAGCCAATGGGTACCATTTCAAAAGAATGGGCCGCTAAGCTGCGCATTCCGGAAGAGGTGGTTATCGGCGTAGGCGCATTCGATGCGCATATGGGCGCGGTAGGCGCGCTGATCGAGCCGTATTCACTCTGCAAGGTGATCGGTACTTCCACCTGCGATATGCTCGTGGCCCCCAATGAGGAGGTTGGGCACTTGCTGATTAAAGGCATTTGCGGGCAGGTTGACGGTTCCATCGTGCCGGGCATGCTGGGTATGGAAGCAGGGCAATCGGCTTTCGGCGATATTTACGCCTGGTTTTCCAGGATCGTTATCGAACCGGTGCGTGCACTGCTGGGCGACGCAGAAGCCGCTGAACTATCGCGGAAATTGATTCCGTACCTTGCGGAACAAGCCTCGGGGCTTCCGGTTACGCCCAATGATATTATTGCTGTCGACTGGCTGAACGGTCGCCGCACACCGGACGCAAAACACACGTTGAAAGGCGGACTGCTGGGGTTGAACCTCGCCAGCGACAGCGCGCGCATATTCAAGGCATTGGTGGAAGCAACTGCCTACGGCTCCAAGGCTATTGTAGAGCGTTTCAGGAACGAAGGCGTGCCCATTCACCAGGTTATCGCGATTGGAGGGGTAGCTAAAAAATCGGCATTTGTAATGCAAACGCTGGCCGATGTGCTCGATATGCCCATTAAGGTAGCTGCATCAGAGCAGGCTTGTGCCTTGGGCGCCGCGATGTTCGCGGCGGTAGCGGCTGGCGTACACGATACGTTGCAGGAAGCTCAGGAAGCGATGAGTTCCGGTTTCGATGCGGTGTATCAGCCAAGGGAAGCGCAATCTGCGGTGTATCGGCAGCTTTATCAGAAATACCTCGAAGCAGGTAACTATATCGAAAACGAATTTTTACAAAAAGCACATTTACAATTCACCTGA